In Sulfitobacter guttiformis, the genomic stretch GCGGCTTTCAAAATAATTGAGGGGCAATTTCAGATAGGATCGGCCGTTGCTTTCATCTTCGGGGATCTCTCCTCCGCGAATGTTGACTTGCAGCGCTGCGAGCATCAACTTGGGCAGCGGCAATGTCGCGTCGCGCGCATCGCGCAGAGCGCAGTAGTCGGCTTTCGTCGGAGAATTTTTCCAGTGAATGTTGGAATTGCGTTGCTCCGCTACTGTTGCCTCGCATGCGGCATCGCGCTCGGGCGCGTAATCGTGCCCGACAAACACACGCGTTTTCTCGGGCAACGCCAGAATTGCTGAAATACTATCGTATAGCGCTGCAGAGCTACCGCCTGGAAAATCAGCGCGGGAGGTGCCGCTGTCGGGCATCATCAGCGTGTCATGCACAAACGCAGCATCGCCCGCGACATAGGTAATAGAGGCAAGTGTATGTCCTGGTGAAAACATCACACCTACAGAGACGTTGCCAAGCATGAAGCTGTCGCCTTCGGCAAACAAGCGGTCCCACTGGCTGCCATCGGTTGGGAAATCTTTGGGCAGGTTGTAGATGTTCTGCCAAAGGGTCTGCACGCCAGTGACCTTCTCTCCTATGCCAGTGGATGCGCCCGTCTGGGCCTTGATCCACGATGCGGCAGAGAAATGGTCCGCATGAGGGTGCGTATCTAGTATCCAGAGCAGTTCAATCCCCTTCTCGCGGACATAAGCCAATAACCGTTCGGCATTATTGGTCGATGTTGCCCCTGCCAGTGGATCGAAATCCAGCACGGGATCAATGATCGCCCCTTTCATTGTGTCGGGGTCATGAAACACATATTGCCAGCTTCCGGTTGGTTGGTCCCAAAAACCTTTTACGACGGGATTGCTCATTGTGTTTCTCCTGCAAAGGTGGGGCCAATTCGAAGGCTAAGTCTTGAGTAGGTAAAACAGCTTTAACGGTCGCCTCTTGCACCATCTAGAGCGCTTAGCACGAGCAC encodes the following:
- a CDS encoding MBL fold metallo-hydrolase; this translates as MSNPVVKGFWDQPTGSWQYVFHDPDTMKGAIIDPVLDFDPLAGATSTNNAERLLAYVREKGIELLWILDTHPHADHFSAASWIKAQTGASTGIGEKVTGVQTLWQNIYNLPKDFPTDGSQWDRLFAEGDSFMLGNVSVGVMFSPGHTLASITYVAGDAAFVHDTLMMPDSGTSRADFPGGSSAALYDSISAILALPEKTRVFVGHDYAPERDAACEATVAEQRNSNIHWKNSPTKADYCALRDARDATLPLPKLMLAALQVNIRGGEIPEDESNGRSYLKLPLNYFESR